The nucleotide sequence AAGCAGTGGCTGAGGCATATGAGGTTTTGTCTGACCCTCAGAAACGATTGCTGTACGACAGGTCTGTTAAGGAGAGCAGATCCCAGAGAAGAAGTGCCACAGGGGGTCATAATGGCTCCTTTGATTCCCCTTACGTATTCCACGACCTCGAGGAGATCTTTAGCAAAGTCGTTGGAGGGATGGATCCCTCTGTACATGTTTTCTGGGGCCCCTTCGACAACATCAGAAACAATGGTGAAAACTGGCACAGGACaagtggaagaggaaggagctCCAGCCTGTTTTCTGACTTTATGGAGTCATTTATGCCATGGAATTCATTCAGCCCCAGCGAGCAGCCCACCTCCTCCTTTGCTGAGGACACAGCTGGGCCACACAGTATCAGATCAGTGTTAACCACTACTGAAATAATCAATGGCAAGAGGATCACCACCCGGAAAATCATCGAGAATGGGCAGGAAAGAACAGAACTGGAAGAAGATGGCCAGCTGAGGTCTGTGACAGTAAACGGGAGAGACGACCTGAAATTATAATGTCCCCCAGCACAAGCATTAACTGCAAGCTGTGGGACATGCTCTCATTGCTCAACGGATGGGATCTACTACAAGCAGTATTAATAAATGCTGAGTTCACGACACAACCGATGCAGACTTCTCAATGGTTGGGAACAAATACTTCACGGGTAAAGATATGGAGTTATGCTAAACTAAGGAGTGGGACTCTACTAACCCTGAGTAAGGTGATAGTGCTTATTCAGTAAATAGGTATAGTAGATATATGTGAAAACAACTTTGCCAGTTTGCCAAAGAGACCAAGTTGATTAATACAGCAAGAGGAGACAGGCTGGTTAATGGACAGGTAAGAGAGCTCTATGATAAGCTATAGGTCTTCCTCCTACTCCTTGAAATGCCAATCTTGAAGTCTACTAGCTGGAAGAATAAAGACTTGTGTGACCCTCATACACAACACAGGCTGAGTGAAGAATATCCTACCTTTGGTGTATGAGAAGATGATATTCATTGAAAAAAGTTTTTGTACACAGGCAAGAAGGTGGGGAAGGTTCAGTGGGTCATGCAGAGCCTAGAGGAGAGGGACTGgcacaggaaaaatacaaaggaaggaagaaaatgtcaTTCCTCAGACTGTAGAATAAAATGGGGGCTTTCTTCAGAATGCCCTGCAAATTATGACCAGAGACCCTGATGGAAGCATTGTGTAGCTCGGGGACTGAAAGTAAGCAGGGAGAAGGTAAATTTGGCTCTCGGACTGGACAACCTATGGTACCTTTTTGCTTGGAGTTGTTCAAACAAAAAGAGCTAGATTCAAACCATGAGCAAACAGATTCGAGGGGGCTGAGTTTAGCTCCCTCTTTGTGCAAAGCTGGATGCAGGAACTTAGATGGTGCTTTACCATCCTTATTGTCTTGCTCACAGCTGCAAGAGCCTGTTCACAATGCATTTCTTGCACAGCCTGCCAGCATGCTGCTTTCGTCCTCCACTGAGCTAAGGAATGCGCTCCCCACATTTCCACCCTCCCTGTGCTGACATGAACTGCTGAGCCTTGTTTCTTGCTTGGCCAGATCACCTTAGGCATTTAAAATCTTACACACCTCTTATTTTCAGTCCCACGCTACATCCCCTTGAGTTTCCCAGCTTGCCCTGCCCACTGATGCCTCCCTGGAGACTGAAACTAGCTTTCAGGGACATTTTCACTCTAATCCAGATTGCAATTGCTGCCTGCATTTGGGCAGGTCTCTGCATCTGTTTCCTCtgctgtaaaatgggaataacagACTCCCGGGCTTTGAAGGAGACTGCAAGGTAGTGATACTAGTGAAGGACTCCAAACATTAAACAGTAAGTTAAATTAGCCAGAAAACTGCCACCCCTCAATTAAaactttttacttttgaaaagaaaaatgtaacttaaaTCACCTTCCTTAGCAACTGATGCTATGCCCAGCTTGGAAAAACAGACCAAAACTGTGTTTGTTATGTTAAGGACTGTTAAGTCCCTGTAAGTCCTTCTCCCAGTAAGAAAAAGACACAGCACTGGGAGGCAAGTAGAAGTCTAAGTGCATGGTGGGTTCACAGAGGGAGGCCAGCGGTGATGGGAGCAGGGAAAACCTCAGTGCAGGGACAAACCGCGTCTGCTGCTCCTCCACAGTTAGGGAGCCATCAGCAGTCCTGCAGGCATTGGGACTCCAAGGACAGCAAAGATTTAAGGGGCTTGGTACAGAAAGATTATTTTGGTCAGAGCAAACACAAGTAAATATTTCTACCGATACTCTCTCTGTGGACACCACGTTCATGTGAGATGGCTTCTTGAATTTACCTTATGCTACTTCGGAGGAAGaccagggtaaaaaaaaaaaaaagaccaaaaaatgccaacaaaaaaccaaactgcacaTTTTGGATCGGAAGCTGAAATAGTCTTTGATCCAAATAACATGTTTTGAAATCTGGACCAGAGTTGAATTCCCAGCTCCTCAACCTTTTCAGCTTGCTAGGGCTAAAACTTGGCTTCAGTCTCATCTCTAATGGGATATTTTTATGTATGCACATCAATATTTCTTGATCTGAGATCAAGATACGCAGTTCTACACACATCTTAGACCTGTCCTGCCTTGGGTCAGCAATTCCCTCTCTTGTATCAGTATCTAAGGCAGCATCTAAGAGCAAGTGCTTCCTTTTCCCATCCCTGGGCCAGAGCGTTTCCATTGTTGCTTGCAGCAGCAGAGCGCTCCTggagcagctctggcagctgcaCGTACCAAAACCTGCTGTTAGGAATATGGAAACACACACTGGGAAAGGACCCAGCTCACCCAGTAAGTGTCAAGTCCAGGAGGACCTGCAGATCCTCTTCCACATTTTCCTGTGCACTGCAGGCCACAGAACACCTCGCAGCACTTTCTGTGAGCAAAAgatctgaggttaaaaaaaaaaaaaaaaaaaaaagacaaccataAAGGTCTGGTGGTAGGAGAGCAGGTGAGACTGCA is from Harpia harpyja isolate bHarHar1 chromosome Z, bHarHar1 primary haplotype, whole genome shotgun sequence and encodes:
- the DNAJB8 gene encoding dnaJ homolog subfamily B member 8, giving the protein MVDYYKVLGLQKSASQDDVKKSYRKLALKWHPDKNPSNKVEAEKQFKAVAEAYEVLSDPQKRLLYDRSVKESRSQRRSATGGHNGSFDSPYVFHDLEEIFSKVVGGMDPSVHVFWGPFDNIRNNGENWHRTSGRGRSSSLFSDFMESFMPWNSFSPSEQPTSSFAEDTAGPHSIRSVLTTTEIINGKRITTRKIIENGQERTELEEDGQLRSVTVNGRDDLKL